The Synechococcus sp. CC9605 sequence CTGGTTTGCCACCATCATGTGTGTCCCTAAGCGTGTCCCTATCCGAGTCCCTATGGGAAGGCGAGTGGTTGGACCAAGGCACGTACATGGACCAGAGGGCCTGTGGTTTGCGGTGTTCAGGGACAAGGATGGCAGGACCTACAGGGAATCGCTCAAGACCAGAGACCATGCCAAAGCACTGAGGTTGTGGCCTGCTGCCTACCAACGGCTCAAAGACAAAGCCAATGGAGTCAGACCGGGCTACATCCCACAATCACCAGATCAAGTCGGCTACGAGCTGGACCCTCAGACCGGAGAGCGAAGGGAGATACAGGCATCCGACGTCTACGGACCCGGTGAACTGGAGGAGGCCATGACCTGGCAACAGGCAGCGGCCATCCATAACGAACGGATAGCTGACAAGAGAGGCAGAGCCCTCACGGAAAAGACCAAGGCATCAAGCCAAGCCCTAGCCATCAAGCCCATCTCTCACGTCCCGCCTGCATTGGTTCAAGTGAGCGATGTGCAGCGATACATGCGGGAGCTGAAGGACCAGGGGCTCTCGGCCAACACGATCATGCAAAGGCACGGGATGCTCCGGGCCATCACCAAGTCCCTGATGAAGCAGGGCTACCTGACCAACAACGTGTGGGACAGGGTCGAAGCCACGGCAATGCCAGGCGAACCACTTCCCTTCTTAACACCTGAGGAGGTCAAACAGCTGTGGGATACCGGCAACTGGCATCTCCAGGTCCTGCTCTACACAGGCCTCAGGGAGAACGAGCTATGCCCCCGACAGCAAGCTCACCTGGATGGCAGGTGGCTGCGTATTGACAGATCACTGGGCTGCTCAGTCAAGAACGACGACAGCCTGCGTGAGGTGTTGCTGCCTGAATGGGCAGGCACTCAACTACCCAAGCCACCCGGCAAGACAACCCTCTGGCGGTTGGTGAAGAGAACCACCCCACGGCTCACGCTTCACTCCCTGCGAAGTGCACTCCGCACAGCATTGGCGCAGGCAGGAGTGACCACTGAGGTCAGCGAACGGATACTGGGCCAGAAGGTTGGCAAGGCAGCAGGTGCCTCTCACGTTCGCAAGTACACCGAGTACACGCGGGAGATCATCGGGCCAGCACTCGAGGCTGGGTGGGTAGTGATGGATGAGTGGTGTCGCTAGCGCCGACAGCATCCACACCAGGCTCCTGCCGATCCTCAAGCAAGAGCACCTCGAACGGCCCTCTTCTGATCCACTCTTGAGGTGAAGGCTGTGGTGCCTTCAATGCGTCAAGCAGGAGCGGGCTGAGGGGCCGGCTCTTTTTTTTGGATCAGAAGGCCAGCAAAGTCAGTAGTCCGCCTCACCAGCCACAAGACTGAAACCAGCTGATCCAACGCCGTGCTGCTCCTGCTGGCTTTCAACTTGATCGTCGTTCAAGAACCGGCGACCCCGCCTCCAATGAACTTGGCCTGCCCAGACGAAGTGCGACAACAGCTGGACGGGCTCTACGAATGGCAGGTGCAGCGCATGGACCAACCGAATAACACCTCCACTTCGCTCTCAAGCCAGAGCGAGCGCTTCAGTCCTAGTCTATTCAGTCTGCTGACGGAAGCCCGGCAACTCACCCCATCAAAGGATGGCCGCTATTTGGACTTCGACGTCTTCAGTAACACCCAGGTGCGGACCTTTTCAGCAGTCATTACCGGCTGCAGCGCGGCCCAGAAGAACAGCATCCTTGCTGCAGTGGAGGTGCAAGCCGGATTGCGCAACACCCCCAGCGCAACACCCCGACGATTGGAATACGAACTACAGCGGGACTGCACAGGCCAGTGGAAGATCGCAGAAATCACTTACCGCAATGAGCGGGTGTTTCACCTGAGGACTTATCTCGAGAAACTTGTGAATCCAACACCCTGATCTTCAACAGCCAAGCTGATAAAGGAGATCAACATCTCTGCATGCGTCGCAATTTCCTCCTGCTCAGAGGCTTACTGCTGGCGCTGAGCCTTCGGACCACTCTCCCCGCAGCGGCCATGGAAGTTGGCCTCCGATCTCTGATGGCAGACGGTGAAATACCAAAGGTTGCCCTGGAGATCTATGAGAAAAGGTCCCGAGAAAGAGTTGCGAGAGCCGAAGCCAGGACCGCAATAGCTGACTTCATCAATGACGCCGAAGGAGGACCGTTCTGAACATGACCAACGCACCTACTTCTCCCAGCAACAACGACGACGACTTCCGTCGCGCACTCATCCGCACCTTGACGAATGGGCTGAATCAAAGGCAATGCCACCATCGCCAGAACATGGCGGGGCAGGAGGCACTGTCAGATCAGATCGATCAGCGGTAGTACCGTACCGATGTCGGCATCGGCATAGTCCTGAAGATGCAGATGTACACCGAGGACGCCCGAAAGGAAGACAGCGACGCCACCAAGGAATCGCTTGCGGTGATCACAGGGTTGCTCAGCTCAATCCTCAAAGAGCTGCAAGGGAATGATTTCCTGCGCATCCCAAAAGAGGAGCGCCAGTACACGGAGAACAATGAGGGGTACAATAGTCTCTCTGTGGGTTGAGCGGTCAGGTAGAGGATGGCAGCCGTAAGCCTCCGCTACGGCAAGAAAGACCCCTGGTGGTGTCAGTCCCAGGGGCTGAGCTCTCCTCGCCGAACTCAAGTTGATGCACTTGTGTGACCAGGTTGTGATTGGCAGGCACGGGGTTGATGACCAGGTGCAACTCGCGGGCGTATCTCGACCACGTAGCAAGTGATGTGTCAGGACATTGAGCGCCATGGCTAAGACAGCACTGCTCGCAGTTGATTCGCACCTCTGAGAGCGGCGAGGTCACCTTTTTAAGGCTGGTGGCTTCGCTTGGCTATTCGCAGACAGGGGGGATCTAGTGAGCCGTCGAGCAGATCCCCCGAGCCGTAGTCCGCCCCACATCTGGCCGACTCGTCTCATCTCCACCGATAGCCAGGGAAGGCGACATCGTCAGCCAGCCTCAGGAGCCCAACCCATCTCCTTCTGCCAGGTGGGCGCTGCTCCCTCGTGGATCACCACTCGGTCACTGGATAAGAGTGGAACCTGTTAGCTCTTTTGATTGGTGAACGTAGGATTGGCTCCCTGTCGATAGAGAAAATCCCTTTAGCTTTTTTGCTTGGA is a genomic window containing:
- a CDS encoding tyrosine-type recombinase/integrase, translated to MWPAAYQRLKDKANGVRPGYIPQSPDQVGYELDPQTGERREIQASDVYGPGELEEAMTWQQAAAIHNERIADKRGRALTEKTKASSQALAIKPISHVPPALVQVSDVQRYMRELKDQGLSANTIMQRHGMLRAITKSLMKQGYLTNNVWDRVEATAMPGEPLPFLTPEEVKQLWDTGNWHLQVLLYTGLRENELCPRQQAHLDGRWLRIDRSLGCSVKNDDSLREVLLPEWAGTQLPKPPGKTTLWRLVKRTTPRLTLHSLRSALRTALAQAGVTTEVSERILGQKVGKAAGASHVRKYTEYTREIIGPALEAGWVVMDEWCR
- a CDS encoding DUF3828 domain-containing protein, whose protein sequence is MLLLLAFNLIVVQEPATPPPMNLACPDEVRQQLDGLYEWQVQRMDQPNNTSTSLSSQSERFSPSLFSLLTEARQLTPSKDGRYLDFDVFSNTQVRTFSAVITGCSAAQKNSILAAVEVQAGLRNTPSATPRRLEYELQRDCTGQWKIAEITYRNERVFHLRTYLEKLVNPTP